In Burkholderiales bacterium, a single window of DNA contains:
- the hemB gene encoding delta-aminolevulinic acid dehydratase, with product MIPLGSYPRRRMRRLRRDEFSRRLVREHRLDPADLIDPVFVLDGPSREEQVPSMPGVHRLSLDRLLARAEECLRLGVPAVALFPVVDPALKSADAREALNPEGLVPRAVQALKQRFPELGVITDVALDPYTSHGQDGLIDASGYVVNDETVAVLARQATLHAAAGADVVAPSDMMDGRIGRIREALDGAGHIHTRILAYAAKYASSFYGPFRDAVGSAASLGKGNKFTYQMDPANSDEALWEVGLDLQEGADMVMVKPGLPYLDIVRRVKDAFRSPTFVYQVSGEYAMLKAAAANGWLDERSCVLESLLAIKRAGADGIFTYFALDAARWLKEEER from the coding sequence ATGATACCGCTGGGTAGCTACCCCCGGCGCAGGATGCGCCGGCTCCGCCGCGATGAGTTTTCCCGCCGGCTGGTGCGGGAGCATCGCCTGGATCCTGCCGATTTGATCGACCCGGTGTTCGTCCTGGACGGCCCGAGCCGCGAGGAGCAGGTCCCGTCCATGCCGGGGGTACATCGCCTCAGCCTCGACCGGTTGCTTGCCCGGGCTGAAGAGTGCCTGCGGCTGGGGGTGCCCGCCGTGGCCCTGTTCCCGGTGGTGGACCCGGCGCTGAAAAGCGCCGACGCGAGGGAAGCCCTGAACCCGGAAGGGCTGGTGCCCCGGGCGGTCCAGGCCTTGAAGCAGCGCTTTCCCGAACTGGGGGTCATCACCGACGTGGCCCTGGACCCGTACACGAGCCACGGCCAGGACGGCTTGATCGACGCATCGGGCTACGTAGTCAACGACGAGACCGTAGCCGTGCTCGCCCGCCAGGCGACCCTGCACGCCGCCGCCGGCGCCGACGTGGTCGCCCCCTCCGACATGATGGACGGGCGCATCGGGCGCATCCGCGAGGCCCTGGACGGAGCGGGCCACATCCATACCCGCATTCTCGCCTACGCCGCCAAGTACGCTTCCAGCTTCTATGGCCCGTTCCGGGACGCGGTGGGCTCGGCCGCGAGCCTGGGTAAGGGAAACAAATTCACCTACCAGATGGATCCGGCCAATTCGGACGAAGCCCTGTGGGAAGTGGGCCTGGATCTGCAAGAGGGCGCCGACATGGTCATGGTGAAACCGGGGCTGCCTTACCTCGACATCGTGCGCCGGGTGAAGGACGCCTTCCGCTCCCCCACCTTCGTCTACCAGGTAAGCGGGGAGTACGCCATGCTCAAGGCCGCGGCGGCCAACGGCTGGCTCGACGAGCGCTCCTGTGTGCTGGAGTCCTTGCTCGCCATCAAGCGGGCCGGCGCCGACGGGATCTTCACCTATTTCGCCCTGGACGCGGCCCGCTGGCTCAAAGAAGAGGAGCGGTGA
- a CDS encoding cytochrome c, with protein MKRTRAGIGALGLAVWSLTASAQPAQEGSLAQAQSIASQVCAACHGADGNSPTPTNPHLAAQHARYIAKQLDNFKSGARQNAIMAGMVTTLTPEDMKTLGVYYAQQKLRPAQAKDEALAREGEKIYRGGIASKAVPACAACHAPNGAGIPAQYPRLGGQYAEYTAAQLKAFRSGERANDPEGMMQAIASRMTDREIQAVAEYIAGLR; from the coding sequence ATGAAGCGGACCCGCGCCGGTATCGGGGCGCTTGGGCTGGCGGTTTGGTCCCTGACCGCCTCTGCCCAGCCCGCCCAGGAAGGAAGCCTGGCCCAGGCCCAAAGCATCGCGTCCCAGGTCTGCGCCGCCTGCCATGGGGCGGACGGCAACAGCCCGACGCCCACCAATCCCCATCTGGCCGCCCAGCACGCCCGATACATCGCCAAGCAGCTTGACAACTTCAAGTCCGGCGCGCGGCAAAACGCCATTATGGCGGGCATGGTGACGACCCTCACCCCGGAGGACATGAAAACCCTGGGCGTCTACTATGCCCAGCAGAAGCTGCGGCCTGCCCAGGCGAAGGACGAGGCGCTCGCCCGGGAGGGGGAGAAAATCTATCGGGGCGGCATCGCCTCCAAGGCGGTCCCGGCCTGTGCCGCCTGCCACGCGCCCAACGGCGCCGGAATCCCTGCCCAGTACCCGCGCCTCGGAGGACAGTACGCGGAGTACACCGCCGCCCAGCTCAAAGCCTTTCGCTCGGGAGAACGGGCGAACGACCCCGAGGGCATGATGCAAGCCATCGCTTCCAGGATGACGGACCGGGAGATTCAGGCGGTGGCGGAATACATCGCGGGGCTGCGGTAG
- the thiE gene encoding thiamine-phosphate synthase yields MKGAVNAAPARSCTPIAGLYAVTPECAETGVLETKVEQALRGGARVIQYRAKGATPALALEQARALARLCRAFGRVFIVNDQVDLALAVGADGVHLGAQDEAVEAARRRLPPGMLLGVSCYDRLDRAREAVAQGADYVAFGAVFPSPVKPEAVRAPLALLGEARRALDVPLVAIGGITPQNASEVIRAGAHALAVISALFDAPDVEGAARAFSRLFDQPSP; encoded by the coding sequence ATGAAGGGAGCCGTTAACGCCGCGCCCGCCCGGAGCTGCACGCCCATCGCCGGCCTGTACGCCGTCACCCCGGAGTGTGCCGAGACGGGAGTGCTCGAGACGAAGGTGGAGCAGGCCCTGCGGGGGGGAGCGCGGGTGATTCAGTACCGGGCCAAGGGCGCCACCCCGGCCCTTGCCCTGGAGCAGGCCCGGGCCCTAGCCCGCCTGTGCCGCGCCTTCGGGCGCGTTTTCATCGTCAACGACCAGGTAGACCTCGCCCTGGCGGTCGGCGCCGACGGAGTGCACTTGGGGGCCCAGGACGAGGCCGTCGAAGCCGCCCGGCGGCGGCTGCCGCCAGGGATGCTCCTGGGGGTTTCGTGCTACGACCGCCTGGATCGGGCCCGGGAGGCGGTGGCCCAGGGCGCCGACTACGTGGCCTTCGGCGCCGTGTTCCCCTCTCCGGTCAAACCCGAGGCGGTGCGCGCGCCCCTCGCCTTGTTGGGCGAGGCGCGGCGGGCGCTGGACGTCCCGCTGGTGGCCATCGGCGGCATCACGCCGCAAAACGCCTCCGAGGTGATCCGCGCCGGCGCCCACGCCCTGGCCGTCATCAGCGCCCTGTTCGACGCCCCCGACGTGGAGGGCGCGGCGCGGGCGTTCAGCCGCTTGTTCGATCAGCCATCGCCATGA
- a CDS encoding hypothetical protein (possible pseudo, frameshifted), producing the protein MFKGNFQFGPSLFPASWPPLVGLDVSSSAVKMVELAPAGKDKHRVERYVIEPMPKDAVAEGNIVNLEATGEAIKRAWKKLGTRVKTVAMAVPASAVITKKIVVPAGQREEELEVMVESEANQYIPFSLDEVNLDFQVLGPAGASPEEVELLIAASRKEKVEDRVAAARPPGSRRRSWTWSPTPP; encoded by the coding sequence ATGTTCAAAGGGAATTTCCAGTTCGGCCCCAGCCTCTTCCCGGCTTCCTGGCCCCCCCTGGTCGGCCTCGACGTGAGCAGCTCGGCCGTGAAGATGGTGGAGCTCGCCCCCGCCGGCAAGGACAAGCACCGGGTCGAGCGCTACGTCATCGAGCCCATGCCGAAGGATGCCGTGGCCGAAGGCAATATCGTAAACCTGGAGGCCACGGGGGAGGCCATCAAGCGGGCCTGGAAAAAGCTGGGCACCCGGGTGAAAACCGTCGCCATGGCGGTCCCCGCGTCGGCCGTGATCACCAAGAAGATCGTCGTTCCCGCCGGCCAGCGGGAGGAAGAGCTCGAGGTCATGGTGGAGTCGGAGGCCAATCAATATATCCCCTTTTCCCTGGACGAGGTCAACCTGGACTTCCAGGTGCTGGGGCCGGCCGGCGCCAGCCCCGAGGAGGTCGAGCTCCTGATCGCCGCCTCCCGCAAGGAAAAAGTGGAGGACCGGGTAGCCGCGGCCAGGCCGCCGGGCTCAAGGCGACGGTCATGGACGTGGAGCCCTACGCCGCCTTGA
- a CDS encoding hypothetical protein (possible pseudo, frameshifted), translating into MDVEPYAALNALERAMPYLPGVDYDQTLALVDIGAHHMSLNVLCAGQSVYMRDQPFGGHQLTEQIQARYGLSLEEAEAAKRSGGLPESYESEVLAPFRDTLALEVARALQFFFTSTQYNEVHHVLLAGGCAAIPGLDESVAARTQVDTMIANPFAGMELASRIRPVQLSADAPALLVACGLALRRFDPA; encoded by the coding sequence ATGGACGTGGAGCCCTACGCCGCCTTGAACGCCCTGGAGCGGGCCATGCCCTACCTTCCCGGCGTGGACTACGACCAGACCCTGGCCCTGGTGGACATCGGCGCCCACCACATGAGCCTCAACGTGCTGTGCGCCGGGCAGTCGGTGTACATGCGCGACCAGCCTTTCGGCGGGCATCAGCTCACCGAACAGATCCAGGCCCGCTACGGCCTCTCCCTGGAGGAAGCGGAAGCGGCCAAGCGCAGCGGCGGCCTGCCCGAAAGCTATGAAAGCGAGGTCCTGGCGCCCTTCCGTGACACCCTGGCCCTGGAAGTGGCCCGCGCGCTCCAATTCTTTTTCACCTCGACCCAATACAACGAAGTTCACCACGTGCTGCTGGCCGGGGGATGCGCCGCCATCCCCGGCCTGGACGAGTCGGTGGCGGCCCGCACCCAGGTGGACACCATGATCGCCAATCCGTTCGCCGGCATGGAGCTCGCGAGCCGCATCCGGCCGGTGCAGCTCTCGGCGGACGCCCCGGCCCTCCTGGTGGCGTGCGGGCTGGCCCTTCGGAGGTTCGATCCAGCATGA
- a CDS encoding hydroxymethylpyrimidine/phosphomethylpyrimidine kinase, giving the protein MAETPPIVLAFAASDPSGGAGIQADILTLASMGCHPLSVITAITVQDTAGVEGLMPLDPDWVSDQARGVLEDMPVHAFKIGLLGSVEIAAAVAEVVADYPDVPLVLDPVLASGRGDELASEEMLSALRELLIPQSTLITPNSMEARRLAADEADEEDDPDLHQCAQRLLALGCEYVLITGTHENTPEVINTLYSSEGIVRSDAWPRLPGSFHGSGCTLASAIAATLANGLELPEAVREAQEYTWHALKSGFRPGMGQHLPDRLFWARESDEGSR; this is encoded by the coding sequence ATGGCCGAGACCCCTCCTATCGTGCTCGCGTTCGCCGCCTCGGACCCCAGCGGCGGCGCGGGCATCCAAGCCGACATCCTGACCTTGGCCAGCATGGGCTGTCATCCTTTGTCCGTCATCACCGCCATCACGGTGCAGGACACCGCCGGGGTGGAAGGGCTTATGCCCCTGGATCCCGACTGGGTCTCCGACCAGGCGCGGGGCGTCCTCGAGGACATGCCGGTCCACGCCTTCAAGATCGGCCTGCTGGGCAGCGTGGAGATAGCCGCGGCGGTGGCCGAGGTGGTGGCGGACTATCCCGACGTGCCCCTGGTGCTGGACCCAGTCCTCGCCTCCGGACGAGGCGACGAGCTCGCCTCCGAGGAGATGCTCTCTGCCCTCCGCGAACTGCTCATTCCCCAGAGCACCCTGATCACCCCCAACAGCATGGAAGCGCGGCGCCTCGCCGCCGACGAAGCGGACGAGGAAGACGACCCGGATCTGCACCAGTGCGCCCAGCGGCTGCTGGCGTTGGGGTGCGAGTACGTGCTCATCACCGGCACCCACGAAAACACCCCCGAGGTGATCAACACCCTCTACTCCAGCGAAGGGATCGTGCGCTCCGACGCCTGGCCGCGGCTTCCGGGAAGTTTCCACGGCTCGGGGTGCACCCTGGCCTCCGCCATCGCCGCGACCCTGGCTAACGGGCTGGAGCTGCCGGAGGCGGTGCGGGAAGCCCAGGAATACACCTGGCATGCCCTGAAGTCCGGGTTCCGGCCCGGTATGGGGCAGCACCTGCCCGACCGGTTGTTCTGGGCGCGGGAAAGCGATGAAGGGAGCCGTTAA
- the pilO gene encoding type 4 fimbrial biogenesis protein PilO, translating to MTLDDLRRLDTRNPGGWPAPVKAGVMLFLLLAIVSAGYFYDWSSQLETLESRKKEEERLKQTFLEKKKEAVNLDIYRQQLAEIEQTFGAMLRQLPNKAEMDALVTDINQAGLGRGLQFELFKPAPRETLYDFYAELPIQVRVTGNYHDMGAFASDVAQLPRIVTLDSVSIEKTKDGLVMNAVAKTYRYLDEQEVAAQRKAAAPAKGGKK from the coding sequence ATGACCCTGGACGACCTGAGACGACTCGATACCCGCAACCCCGGCGGCTGGCCGGCCCCGGTCAAGGCGGGGGTCATGCTTTTCCTGTTGCTCGCCATCGTTTCCGCAGGCTACTTCTACGACTGGAGCAGCCAGTTGGAAACCCTGGAGAGCCGCAAAAAAGAGGAGGAACGGCTCAAGCAAACCTTCCTGGAAAAGAAAAAGGAGGCGGTGAACTTGGACATTTACCGCCAGCAGCTCGCGGAAATCGAGCAGACTTTCGGCGCCATGCTGCGGCAGTTGCCCAACAAAGCGGAAATGGACGCCCTGGTCACCGACATCAACCAGGCAGGGCTGGGCCGGGGGCTGCAGTTCGAGCTGTTCAAACCGGCCCCCCGGGAGACCCTGTATGACTTCTACGCCGAGCTTCCGATCCAGGTGCGCGTCACCGGCAACTACCACGACATGGGGGCGTTCGCCAGCGACGTAGCGCAACTGCCCCGGATCGTCACCCTGGACAGCGTGTCCATCGAGAAGACCAAGGACGGCCTGGTGATGAACGCCGTCGCCAAGACCTACCGCTACCTAGACGAGCAAGAAGTGGCGGCCCAGCGCAAGGCGGCGGCGCCGGCGAAAGGAGGGAAGAAGTGA
- the engB gene encoding putative GTP-binding protein EngB translates to MATGGSPKRSRMNPFHQLSFAVSVTRLADLPPSVREVAIGGRSNAGKSSLLNALAQRRRLAYVSKTPGRTREINFFRCGDGRFIVDLPGYGYARVPLAVRETWGELVSGYLQARPSLVGVVLLMDVRHALTPLDWQLLFFLQESGKPVHAVLTKADKLSRQQALRTLAAVRQALDRQAPQVSLQLFSTVTRQGADELAGRLVHWLEIKNAPG, encoded by the coding sequence ATGGCCACTGGAGGGAGTCCCAAGCGCTCCCGGATGAATCCCTTTCACCAGCTTTCCTTCGCCGTCAGCGTCACCCGGCTGGCGGACTTGCCCCCATCAGTGCGAGAGGTGGCCATCGGCGGTCGCTCCAACGCCGGCAAGTCCAGCCTGCTGAACGCCCTGGCCCAGCGCAGGCGTCTCGCCTACGTGAGCAAGACGCCGGGCCGCACCCGGGAGATCAACTTCTTCCGCTGCGGCGACGGCCGCTTCATCGTGGACCTGCCCGGCTACGGATACGCCCGGGTGCCCCTGGCGGTAAGGGAAACCTGGGGGGAGCTGGTGAGCGGATATCTACAGGCCCGGCCCTCCCTGGTGGGGGTGGTGCTGCTCATGGACGTGCGCCACGCCTTGACGCCCCTGGACTGGCAGCTCCTTTTCTTTCTGCAAGAGAGCGGCAAACCGGTGCACGCGGTGCTCACCAAGGCGGACAAGCTCTCCCGCCAGCAGGCGCTGCGAACCCTCGCGGCGGTGAGGCAAGCCCTCGACCGGCAGGCACCCCAGGTGAGCCTGCAGCTTTTTTCTACCGTCACCCGCCAGGGGGCGGACGAGCTTGCCGGGCGGCTCGTCCACTGGCTGGAGATAAAAAATGCCCCCGGCTAA
- the pilN gene encoding pilus assembly protein PilN, producing the protein MIRINLLPYRAERRRARNRQFGIAAALTAGLGVVVWFAGHTVLAGRIEHQEARNDYLKKQIAVLDKQIAEIKTLKTQIQALLARKEVVEKLQSNRTEVVHLLDQMVRIVPEGVYFTRLKQTGNNLSLTGYAQSSARVSTLMRNIEDSPWLGEPQLVEIKAEQVGKLRLNQFTLNFKLTPPQPGGGEGTAQAAGAQAKG; encoded by the coding sequence ATGATCCGCATCAACCTGCTTCCCTACCGTGCCGAGCGGCGTCGGGCGCGTAACCGGCAGTTCGGCATCGCGGCGGCCCTGACCGCGGGCCTGGGCGTCGTCGTCTGGTTCGCCGGGCACACGGTGCTCGCCGGCCGGATCGAGCACCAGGAAGCGCGCAACGACTATCTCAAGAAGCAAATCGCCGTCCTGGACAAGCAGATCGCCGAGATCAAGACCTTGAAAACCCAGATCCAGGCCCTGCTCGCCCGCAAGGAGGTGGTGGAAAAGCTCCAATCCAACCGGACCGAGGTGGTCCACCTCCTGGACCAGATGGTGCGGATTGTCCCGGAGGGCGTGTATTTCACCCGGCTCAAGCAGACGGGCAACAACCTGAGCCTCACGGGTTACGCCCAGTCCAGCGCCCGGGTCTCCACCCTCATGCGCAATATCGAGGACTCTCCCTGGCTGGGGGAGCCCCAGCTCGTCGAGATCAAGGCGGAGCAGGTGGGCAAGCTGCGGCTGAACCAGTTCACCCTCAACTTCAAGCTGACGCCGCCCCAGCCCGGGGGCGGTGAGGGCACCGCTCAGGCGGCGGGCGCCCAGGCCAAGGGGTAA
- the hemL gene encoding glutamate-1-semialdehyde 2,1-aminomutase → MTTTPPLEPASGQPSRNEALFERSAAYIPGGVNSPVRAFRAVGGTPRFFVRGQGPLLWDADGRSYIDYVGSWGPAILGHAHPEVVAAVKAQAERGLGFGAPTELELEMAELLCRLVPSMEQVRLVSSGTEATMSAIRLARGYTGRSRIVKFEGCYHGHGDALLVKAGSGALTFGQPSSAGVPEETVAHTLVLAYNDTAGLEEAFARLGREIAAVIVEPIAGNMNLVLPRLNFLQRLRALCTQHGALLIFDEVMTGFRVGLGGAQGLFGLQPDLTTLGKVIGGGLPVAAFGGRREIMQHLAPLGPVYQAGTLSGNPVAVAAGLATLKRVQVEGFYEGLAATVRALTDGLAAAARRKGVPFSVQAIGGMFGLYFREEPPTTYGEVLACDREAFNRFFHRMLGEGVYLAPSAFEAGFVSAAHGPAEIERTLEAAERAFDALRS, encoded by the coding sequence ATGACTACAACGCCGCCGCTTGAGCCAGCCTCCGGCCAGCCCTCCCGCAACGAAGCCTTGTTCGAGCGCTCCGCCGCCTACATCCCCGGCGGGGTCAATTCGCCGGTGCGGGCCTTCCGCGCGGTGGGGGGTACGCCCCGCTTCTTCGTCCGCGGCCAGGGCCCGCTCCTGTGGGACGCGGACGGACGGTCCTACATCGACTACGTGGGGTCCTGGGGCCCGGCGATCCTCGGCCACGCCCATCCGGAGGTGGTGGCGGCGGTCAAGGCCCAGGCCGAGCGGGGCCTGGGCTTCGGCGCTCCCACCGAGCTGGAGCTGGAGATGGCGGAGTTGCTCTGCCGGCTCGTGCCGTCGATGGAACAGGTGCGGCTCGTGAGCTCCGGCACCGAGGCCACCATGAGCGCCATCCGACTCGCCCGGGGCTACACGGGGCGCAGCCGCATCGTCAAGTTCGAAGGCTGCTACCACGGCCACGGGGACGCCCTGCTGGTGAAAGCGGGCTCCGGGGCGTTGACCTTCGGCCAGCCCAGCTCGGCCGGGGTGCCGGAGGAAACCGTGGCCCACACCCTGGTGCTCGCCTACAACGATACGGCGGGGCTGGAAGAGGCCTTCGCCCGGCTCGGGCGCGAGATCGCCGCCGTGATCGTGGAGCCCATCGCCGGCAACATGAACCTGGTGTTGCCGCGGCTCAATTTCCTCCAGCGGCTGCGCGCCCTGTGCACCCAGCACGGGGCTCTCCTCATCTTCGATGAGGTGATGACCGGCTTCCGGGTCGGCCTCGGCGGGGCCCAGGGGTTGTTCGGCCTCCAGCCCGACCTCACCACCCTGGGCAAGGTGATCGGGGGAGGCTTGCCCGTGGCCGCCTTCGGTGGGCGCCGGGAGATCATGCAGCATCTCGCGCCCCTGGGGCCCGTGTACCAGGCGGGCACCCTGTCCGGCAACCCGGTAGCGGTGGCGGCGGGGCTCGCCACCCTGAAGCGGGTCCAGGTGGAAGGCTTCTACGAGGGGCTTGCCGCCACCGTCCGGGCCCTCACCGACGGACTCGCGGCGGCGGCCCGCCGCAAGGGGGTTCCTTTCTCGGTCCAGGCGATCGGGGGCATGTTTGGGCTGTACTTCCGCGAGGAGCCGCCCACCACCTACGGGGAAGTGCTGGCCTGCGACCGGGAAGCCTTCAACCGCTTCTTTCACCGCATGCTGGGTGAAGGGGTGTACCTAGCGCCGTCGGCCTTCGAGGCGGGCTTCGTCTCGGCCGCCCACGGGCCGGCCGAGATCGAGCGCACCCTGGAAGCGGCGGAGCGAGCCTTCGACGCCCTGCGGTCTTGA
- a CDS encoding penicillin-binding protein 1A: MFRRWWFIALLALFGLGVAGALLIAFAAIITYPKLPSLEVLTDYRPKVPLRVYTLDGHLIGEFGEERRAVVSIREVPEVLKLAILAAEDERFYQHGGVDYLGVLRAAYSNFAAGGARQGASTITMQVARNFFLSKEKTFTRKFHEALLAFKIEHSLSKDQILELYINQIYLGQRAYGFASAAQTYFGKSIQELTLAEAAMLAGLPKAPSRYNPVASPERAKQRQLYVLRRMRELGHITEAQYQAAAEQPVVARRQAREGELSGDYVAEMARQLMVDRYGEEAYTRGFRVYTTLLKAHQEAALQALRNGVLEYDRRHGYRGPEGYIDLDRAGDNLEEVLEDALQEVPEVGQLLPAVVLEAGGGKLKVYVKGGKTLTLAGEAIRFAQRNLSDKLPPNQRLRRGALVRVRSDGGERWQIAQLPAVEAALVAIDPTDGAIRALVGGFDFGRSKFNHAVQAWRQPGSGIKPFVYSAALEKGFTPASIINDAPIYFDAAQTGDEPWEPKNYDEKYEGPTRLRTALAKSKNLVSVRIIQAIGPKYAQDYLTRFGFDPARHPPYLTLALGAGTATPVQMATAYAVFANGGYRVVPYFIERIEDENGTVIARAMPARVGEGAERVIDERNAFIMTSMLREVVRSGTAARAMKLGRNDLAGKTGTTNDFVDAWFSGFHPSLVAVAWIGFDNPRSLGKGETGANAALPIWMEYMAKTLKGVPEADFPVPEGVVVARVNPDTGLLDSTGQGIPEYFYRENVPLADQGTWLPALGARGGDEIRNQLF, translated from the coding sequence ATGTTCCGACGCTGGTGGTTCATCGCGCTGCTCGCCCTGTTTGGCTTGGGGGTGGCGGGCGCCCTCTTGATCGCCTTCGCCGCGATCATCACCTATCCCAAACTGCCGTCCTTGGAGGTGCTGACCGACTATCGGCCCAAGGTCCCCTTGAGGGTCTACACCCTGGACGGCCATCTGATCGGGGAATTCGGCGAGGAAAGGCGGGCCGTGGTGAGCATTCGCGAGGTGCCGGAGGTCCTGAAGCTAGCCATCCTGGCGGCCGAAGATGAGCGCTTCTACCAGCACGGCGGCGTAGATTATCTCGGAGTCTTGCGGGCCGCTTACAGCAACTTCGCCGCCGGCGGCGCCCGTCAGGGCGCCAGCACCATCACCATGCAAGTGGCGCGCAATTTCTTTCTGAGCAAGGAGAAGACCTTCACGCGGAAATTCCACGAGGCTTTGCTCGCGTTCAAAATCGAGCACAGCCTGAGCAAAGACCAGATCCTGGAGCTCTACATCAACCAGATCTATCTAGGCCAGCGGGCCTACGGGTTCGCCTCCGCCGCCCAGACGTATTTCGGCAAGTCGATTCAGGAATTGACCTTGGCCGAGGCGGCCATGCTGGCTGGGTTGCCCAAGGCACCGTCCCGCTACAACCCGGTCGCCAGCCCGGAGCGGGCGAAGCAGCGGCAGCTCTATGTCCTGCGCCGCATGCGCGAGCTGGGGCACATCACCGAAGCCCAGTACCAGGCGGCGGCGGAGCAACCCGTGGTGGCGCGCCGGCAGGCTCGAGAAGGGGAGCTTTCGGGAGATTACGTGGCCGAGATGGCGCGCCAGCTCATGGTGGACCGGTACGGGGAGGAAGCCTATACGCGGGGCTTCCGCGTCTATACCACCCTCCTCAAGGCCCACCAAGAGGCAGCACTTCAGGCGCTGCGCAACGGAGTGCTGGAGTACGACCGCCGGCACGGCTACCGGGGGCCCGAAGGCTACATCGATCTGGATCGGGCGGGCGACAACCTGGAAGAGGTGTTGGAAGACGCTCTGCAAGAGGTGCCCGAGGTGGGCCAGCTTCTGCCGGCGGTGGTGCTGGAGGCTGGGGGCGGCAAGCTCAAGGTGTACGTGAAAGGGGGCAAGACCCTCACCCTGGCGGGGGAGGCGATCCGCTTCGCTCAGCGTAACCTGAGCGACAAACTGCCGCCGAATCAGCGGCTGCGCCGAGGCGCCCTGGTGCGGGTGCGTAGCGATGGCGGCGAGCGCTGGCAGATCGCCCAGTTGCCGGCCGTCGAAGCGGCCCTGGTAGCCATCGACCCGACCGACGGCGCCATCCGGGCGCTGGTGGGGGGGTTCGACTTCGGCCGCAGCAAGTTCAACCACGCGGTCCAGGCGTGGCGCCAGCCCGGCTCCGGGATCAAGCCCTTCGTCTATTCCGCCGCCCTGGAAAAGGGGTTCACCCCGGCCTCCATCATCAACGACGCGCCCATCTATTTCGACGCCGCCCAGACGGGAGACGAACCGTGGGAGCCCAAGAACTACGACGAAAAGTACGAAGGCCCCACGCGCCTGCGCACCGCGCTGGCCAAGTCGAAAAACCTGGTGTCGGTGCGCATCATCCAGGCGATCGGCCCCAAGTACGCCCAGGATTACCTGACCCGGTTTGGGTTCGATCCGGCGCGCCATCCCCCCTATCTGACCCTCGCCCTCGGCGCTGGGACGGCCACGCCTGTCCAGATGGCCACCGCTTACGCGGTCTTCGCCAACGGGGGCTATCGGGTGGTGCCCTACTTTATCGAGCGCATCGAGGACGAAAACGGCACGGTGATCGCCCGAGCTATGCCGGCCCGGGTGGGCGAAGGCGCCGAGCGGGTGATCGACGAGCGCAACGCCTTCATCATGACCTCCATGCTGCGGGAGGTGGTGCGCAGCGGCACCGCCGCCCGGGCCATGAAGCTCGGCCGCAACGACCTGGCGGGCAAGACCGGCACCACCAATGATTTCGTGGACGCCTGGTTCAGCGGCTTCCATCCGTCCCTGGTGGCGGTGGCATGGATCGGGTTCGACAATCCCCGCTCCCTGGGCAAGGGAGAGACCGGGGCCAACGCCGCCTTGCCCATCTGGATGGAATACATGGCCAAGACGCTCAAGGGGGTCCCCGAGGCCGATTTCCCGGTGCCTGAAGGCGTAGTCGTGGCCCGGGTGAATCCGGATACCGGCCTTCTGGACAGTACGGGCCAAGGCATCCCGGAATACTTCTATCGGGAAAACGTCCCCCTAGCTGACCAGGGCACGTGGCTACCCGCCCTGGGCGCCCGCGGCGGGGACGAGATCAGGAACCAGTTGTTCTAA
- the rubA-1 gene encoding rubredoxin — MVETSTTVVYKKYMCLVCGFIYDEALGLPEEGIPPGTRWEDVPMNWTCPECGARKEDFEMVEI; from the coding sequence ATGGTCGAAACATCCACCACCGTCGTCTACAAGAAGTACATGTGCCTCGTGTGCGGCTTCATCTACGATGAGGCGCTGGGGCTGCCCGAAGAGGGCATTCCCCCCGGCACCCGCTGGGAAGACGTGCCCATGAACTGGACTTGTCCCGAGTGCGGGGCGCGCAAGGAAGACTTCGAGATGGTGGAGATCTAG